One window from the genome of Deinococcus yavapaiensis KR-236 encodes:
- a CDS encoding carbohydrate ABC transporter permease — translation MNKTRTTLTAYAMLLPALVLLGVFTLYPVLYNVVLSFSKYTALELGAGKGPSWVGLENYQKVFSDPLYQTGIVNSLKYLVVVPILQIFSLLVAVLVNRSLPAIAFFRAGYYIPVITSISLAAVMWEWVYAKDGMINAALQGLGVLSKTSAFGWLINENTALWAIMFVTFWQGFGYYMVLYLAGLQSIPTELDEAARLDGATKTQVFWKITVPLMKPTLMICSLLSTLAALRVLQEIMVFTGGGPVNSTYTALFYVYSKAFKEFDYGQGAAAGMGVALIGFLLSYVNYRLTRDQQVTG, via the coding sequence ATGAACAAGACCCGAACCACTTTGACCGCTTACGCGATGCTGCTGCCCGCCCTCGTTCTGCTGGGCGTGTTCACGCTGTATCCCGTGCTGTACAACGTCGTCTTGAGCTTCTCGAAGTACACGGCGCTGGAACTCGGCGCGGGCAAGGGGCCGTCGTGGGTGGGACTCGAGAACTACCAGAAGGTGTTCTCCGATCCGCTGTACCAGACGGGCATCGTGAACTCGCTGAAGTACCTCGTCGTCGTGCCGATCTTGCAAATCTTCTCGCTGCTCGTGGCGGTGCTCGTCAATCGCAGCCTTCCGGCCATCGCGTTCTTCCGCGCGGGGTACTACATCCCCGTCATCACGAGCATCTCGCTCGCCGCCGTGATGTGGGAGTGGGTGTACGCGAAGGACGGCATGATCAACGCGGCGCTCCAAGGCCTCGGGGTGCTGTCGAAGACGAGCGCGTTCGGATGGCTCATCAACGAGAACACGGCGTTGTGGGCGATCATGTTCGTGACGTTCTGGCAAGGCTTCGGGTACTACATGGTGCTGTACCTCGCGGGCTTGCAGTCGATTCCGACGGAACTCGACGAAGCGGCGCGGCTCGACGGCGCGACGAAGACGCAAGTCTTCTGGAAGATCACCGTGCCCCTCATGAAGCCGACGCTGATGATCTGCTCGCTGCTCTCGACGCTCGCCGCGCTTCGCGTGCTGCAAGAAATCATGGTGTTCACCGGCGGCGGTCCCGTCAACTCGACGTACACGGCGCTCTTCTACGTGTACAGCAAGGCCTTCAAGGAATTCGACTACGGGCAGGGCGCGGCCGCCGGGATGGGCGTGGCCCTCATCGGCTTTCTGCTGAGCTACGTCAACTACCGCCTCACGCGCGATCAGCAGGTGACCGGATGA
- a CDS encoding carbohydrate ABC transporter permease: MIAKTRAPERTRPAPRVRALSVLGKVGTYALLTVILVFAVFPFLWTLAISLTDKTVSNGVSIYDFPASLFPRHLTLNNFTDVYKTFSLGKYVWNSVVISTLTVIGTLFVASLAAYPLARIRFPGRAIILGIILSTLVLPSETSFIVNVLTLRNLGILGTYAGVVLPVLATAFGIFVMRSAYLAIPETLLEAARLDGATELQIWWRIMLPLSVPTLTALAIFTLVGSWNDYFWPSLALITNEDLQPLAVAVLKLRGQFNYDPFNIAAGAMIMMLPVLVVFLAAQKFFMRGLDGAVKG, translated from the coding sequence ATGATCGCCAAGACCCGCGCTCCCGAGCGCACGCGGCCCGCTCCACGGGTGCGCGCGCTGTCCGTGCTGGGCAAGGTCGGTACGTACGCCTTGCTGACGGTCATCCTCGTCTTCGCGGTGTTTCCGTTTCTTTGGACGCTCGCGATCTCGCTGACGGACAAGACCGTGTCGAACGGAGTGTCCATCTACGACTTCCCGGCGAGCCTCTTTCCACGGCACCTCACGCTGAACAACTTCACCGACGTCTACAAGACCTTCAGCCTCGGCAAGTACGTGTGGAACTCCGTCGTGATCTCCACGCTCACGGTGATCGGAACGCTGTTCGTCGCGTCGCTCGCCGCGTACCCCTTGGCGCGCATTCGCTTTCCGGGCCGCGCGATCATCCTGGGAATCATCTTGTCGACTCTCGTGCTGCCGTCCGAGACGAGCTTCATCGTGAACGTCCTGACACTGCGCAACCTCGGCATCCTCGGCACGTACGCGGGCGTCGTGCTGCCCGTCCTCGCGACGGCCTTCGGCATCTTCGTGATGAGAAGCGCGTACCTCGCCATTCCCGAGACGTTGCTGGAAGCGGCGCGGCTCGACGGCGCGACAGAACTGCAGATCTGGTGGCGCATCATGCTGCCGCTGTCCGTCCCGACCCTCACGGCCCTGGCGATCTTCACGCTCGTCGGCAGTTGGAACGACTACTTCTGGCCCAGCCTCGCGCTTATTACCAACGAAGACTTGCAACCTCTCGCCGTGGCCGTCTTGAAGCTCAGAGGCCAATTCAACTACGACCCGTTCAACATCGCCGCGGGCGCCATGATCATGATGCTGCCCGTCCTCGTCGTGTTCCTCGCCGCCCAGAAGTTCTTCATGCGCGGACTCGACGGCGCGGTGAAAGGCTGA
- a CDS encoding MurR/RpiR family transcriptional regulator encodes MPTSALASLRALGPGLSPALRRVADYALAEPEKVLYQTVMEVAEGANTSEASVIRFCRDLGFSGFQDFKLALASELAVNPTESLPVGTPHTPEDAMEHMLHHARTSLEDTSKLLDPQAVGRVVDVLLGAQVVDFYGVGASGVTAQDFAYKFLRLGYSARAHPDPHLAAMSAATLGPGMVAVAISRSGTTLDVVRSLEQARLHGAFTVALTQRHKSPLGQVAHETLVTSVIENPLSGGSISAKLGQLLVLDVLYCLLLLKRPGASEFIRRTAAAVADRNV; translated from the coding sequence GTGCCGACGAGCGCCCTCGCGTCCCTGCGCGCCCTCGGGCCGGGCCTTTCGCCCGCCTTGAGGCGCGTCGCCGACTACGCGCTCGCCGAACCCGAGAAGGTCTTGTACCAAACCGTCATGGAAGTCGCAGAGGGCGCCAACACCTCCGAGGCGAGTGTCATCCGCTTTTGCCGAGACCTCGGCTTCTCGGGCTTTCAGGACTTCAAGCTCGCCCTCGCCTCCGAACTCGCCGTGAACCCCACCGAGTCCTTGCCCGTCGGCACGCCGCACACGCCCGAGGACGCCATGGAGCACATGCTGCACCACGCGCGCACCTCGCTGGAGGACACCTCGAAACTTCTCGATCCGCAAGCGGTCGGGCGGGTCGTGGACGTCTTGCTCGGCGCGCAAGTCGTGGACTTCTACGGAGTGGGCGCCTCGGGCGTCACCGCCCAAGACTTCGCGTACAAGTTCTTGCGCCTCGGATACTCCGCGCGCGCCCACCCCGATCCTCACCTCGCGGCGATGTCCGCCGCGACCCTCGGCCCCGGCATGGTCGCCGTCGCGATCAGCCGATCGGGCACCACCCTCGACGTCGTTCGCTCGCTCGAACAAGCCCGCTTGCACGGCGCCTTCACCGTCGCCCTCACGCAGCGCCACAAGAGTCCCCTCGGTCAAGTCGCCCACGAGACCCTCGTCACGTCCGTCATCGAAAATCCCCTTTCGGGCGGGTCCATCAGCGCGAAACTCGGCCAGTTGCTCGTCCTCGACGTCCTTTACTGCCTTCTTCTTCTCAAACGTCCGGGCGCCAGCGAATTCATTCGGCGCACGGCCGCCGCCGTCGCCGACCGTAACGTCTGA
- a CDS encoding alpha-mannosidase codes for MTLDVSQRIHALSRLVAVLSAWEVRDELSVTGWSIRLGDTPEAAIAHGDSWTPTIDDRPAVFHVSFRLPREVEDAQLDLDLGGEGDVRVVVDGRLAASGGLNPYHRRFPLGTLREGQVLDVTVEVVARSFFGRPTPRPALNEARLVRIERELHDFLLDLRVFAEVSAVLKEHDVAPHLLGAAEEAIGRVAWPSDTRGVLSRGVPAIGEWYATGIWRLPPFPSPAPLSDEARAALPGARAHLSAELDRLRPLYPPIGRIAASGHAHLDLAWLWPVHETRRKLRRTFRTVLALMDEYEAFTFNQSSAQVYAWLEEDEPELFERVKARVLEGRIETVGGSWVEPDGQMPSGESWARQLLYGQRYFQAKFGRRSRVLWLPDTFGYTPALPQILKLAGIGGFFTTKLSWSETNRFPHDLFAWEGIDGTRVTAHMFHNPGSSGDATGGYNGEFKARDLHGTWANFRGKNARAWRTAPPSTLFSYGYGDGGGGPSREHLERFARLRDFPAMPRLAHSRVDDFFEGLPKEGLPVWVGELYLELHRATLTTQGRVKKLHREAEHRLREAEVAASAAWLRGRPYPRERLERSWKTLLLNEFHDILPGSSIKEVYDTALPELQGVVDEARAIAREAGGGDVSLSAATLAVVHEAPRGPASVTEIGDGFTLSNDFLTIEVAPDGTLRSVVERASGREALRGDGNVLMAYVDVPREWEAWDTSTKVGDDGEEVRGGESVRVVEDGPGEVAVEVARSWRSSRIVQTYRLGASSKRLDVETFLDWHERRVLLRALFDLDVHASFATFETAFGAVSRPTHRNTSWDAARFEVCGHRWADVSQPDFGVALLNDGKYGHSVLGSTLGLSLVRGAMFPDVLADEGEHRFRYALYPHSGSARDGRVAHEASDFNGERLRMPAAPSLRLLNDSVLVSALKKAEEGDALILRVYEPYGANATLALEAPRLRRAARVNLLEEPLEDVAVEPSGLTLALKPFEIVSLHLEFEENKLA; via the coding sequence ATGACCCTCGACGTCTCTCAACGCATTCACGCCCTCTCGCGCCTCGTCGCCGTGCTTTCGGCGTGGGAGGTGCGCGACGAGCTTTCCGTGACCGGCTGGTCGATTCGCCTCGGCGACACTCCGGAGGCCGCCATCGCGCACGGCGATTCTTGGACGCCGACGATCGACGACCGTCCGGCGGTCTTTCACGTCTCGTTTCGATTGCCGCGCGAGGTGGAGGACGCGCAGTTGGACCTCGACCTCGGCGGTGAGGGCGACGTGCGCGTCGTCGTGGACGGCCGACTCGCGGCGTCGGGCGGGCTCAATCCGTACCACCGCCGCTTTCCGCTCGGCACGCTTCGCGAAGGGCAAGTGCTGGACGTCACCGTGGAGGTCGTCGCGCGCTCGTTCTTCGGTCGTCCCACGCCGAGGCCCGCTTTGAACGAGGCGCGGCTCGTGCGGATCGAGCGCGAACTGCACGACTTCTTGCTGGACTTGCGGGTGTTCGCGGAGGTGTCGGCGGTCCTCAAGGAGCACGACGTCGCGCCGCACTTGCTGGGGGCCGCCGAGGAGGCGATCGGGCGGGTGGCTTGGCCGAGCGACACGCGCGGCGTGCTGAGCCGAGGCGTGCCCGCCATCGGCGAGTGGTACGCGACGGGCATTTGGCGTCTTCCGCCGTTTCCGTCGCCCGCGCCCCTTTCGGACGAGGCGCGGGCGGCTCTGCCGGGGGCGCGGGCGCACTTGAGCGCGGAGTTGGACCGCTTGCGGCCCCTCTACCCGCCGATCGGGCGGATCGCCGCGAGCGGGCACGCGCACCTCGATCTGGCGTGGTTGTGGCCGGTGCACGAGACGCGCCGCAAGTTGCGCCGGACCTTCCGCACGGTTCTCGCGTTGATGGACGAGTACGAGGCGTTCACCTTCAACCAATCGTCCGCGCAGGTGTATGCGTGGCTCGAAGAGGACGAGCCGGAGCTGTTCGAGCGCGTCAAGGCGCGCGTGCTCGAAGGGCGCATCGAGACGGTCGGCGGCAGTTGGGTGGAGCCCGACGGGCAGATGCCGTCGGGCGAGTCGTGGGCGCGGCAGTTGCTGTACGGTCAGCGGTACTTTCAAGCGAAGTTCGGGCGCCGCTCGCGCGTGCTGTGGTTGCCCGACACCTTCGGTTACACGCCCGCGTTGCCGCAGATCCTGAAGCTCGCCGGAATCGGCGGTTTTTTCACGACGAAGCTGTCGTGGAGCGAGACGAATCGGTTTCCGCACGATCTGTTCGCGTGGGAAGGCATCGACGGGACGCGCGTGACGGCGCACATGTTCCACAATCCGGGCAGTTCGGGCGACGCGACGGGCGGGTACAACGGCGAGTTCAAGGCCCGAGATCTGCACGGCACGTGGGCGAACTTTCGCGGCAAGAACGCGCGCGCGTGGCGAACCGCGCCGCCCTCGACCTTGTTCTCGTACGGTTACGGCGACGGTGGAGGCGGCCCGTCGAGAGAGCATCTGGAGCGCTTCGCGCGCCTGCGCGACTTCCCGGCGATGCCGCGCCTCGCGCACTCGCGCGTCGACGACTTCTTCGAGGGCTTGCCGAAAGAAGGTCTTCCCGTGTGGGTGGGCGAGCTGTACTTGGAGTTGCACCGCGCGACCCTGACGACGCAGGGCCGCGTGAAGAAGCTGCACCGCGAAGCCGAGCATCGCCTGCGGGAAGCGGAGGTCGCGGCGAGCGCCGCGTGGCTGCGAGGGCGGCCGTATCCGCGCGAGCGCTTGGAGCGCTCGTGGAAGACGTTGCTGCTCAACGAGTTTCACGACATCTTGCCGGGGTCGAGCATCAAGGAGGTCTACGACACGGCGCTTCCCGAGTTGCAAGGCGTGGTGGACGAGGCGCGGGCGATCGCGCGAGAAGCGGGCGGCGGAGACGTTTCGCTGAGCGCGGCCACGTTGGCGGTCGTGCACGAGGCGCCGCGCGGTCCGGCGAGCGTGACGGAGATCGGCGACGGATTCACGCTCAGCAACGACTTCCTGACGATCGAGGTGGCGCCCGACGGAACGCTTCGCAGCGTCGTGGAGCGTGCCTCGGGACGCGAGGCGTTGCGAGGAGACGGGAACGTCCTCATGGCGTACGTGGACGTCCCGCGCGAGTGGGAAGCGTGGGACACGAGCACGAAGGTGGGCGACGACGGCGAGGAAGTGCGAGGCGGCGAGAGCGTGCGCGTCGTGGAGGACGGCCCGGGGGAAGTCGCGGTGGAGGTCGCGCGGTCGTGGCGGTCGAGCCGTATCGTGCAGACGTACCGATTGGGCGCGTCGTCGAAGCGTCTCGACGTCGAGACGTTCTTGGATTGGCACGAGCGCCGCGTCCTGCTGCGGGCGCTGTTCGACCTCGACGTGCACGCGTCCTTCGCGACGTTCGAGACGGCGTTCGGCGCGGTGTCGAGACCGACGCATCGCAACACGTCGTGGGACGCGGCGCGCTTCGAGGTGTGCGGACATCGCTGGGCGGACGTATCGCAGCCCGACTTCGGCGTGGCGCTTTTGAACGACGGCAAGTACGGCCACTCGGTTCTCGGAAGCACCCTGGGCTTGAGCCTCGTGCGTGGAGCGATGTTTCCCGACGTGCTCGCCGACGAGGGCGAGCACCGCTTCCGGTACGCGTTGTATCCACATTCGGGAAGCGCCCGGGACGGTCGCGTGGCGCACGAGGCGAGCGACTTCAACGGCGAGCGGCTGAGAATGCCTGCCGCGCCGAGCTTGCGCCTCCTGAACGACTCGGTGTTGGTGTCGGCCTTGAAGAAGGCGGAGGAGGGCGACGCGCTGATTTTGCGCGTCTACGAGCCGTACGGCGCGAACGCCACGCTGGCGCTCGAGGCGCCACGACTGCGCCGGGCGGCGCGCGTGAATTTGTTGGAGGAGCCGCTCGAAGACGTCGCCGTCGAGCCGTCGGGCTTGACGTTGGCTTTGAAGCCGTTCGAGATCGTGTCGCTGCATTTGGAGTTCGAAGAGAACAAATTGGCGTAG
- a CDS encoding N-acetylmannosamine-6-phosphate 2-epimerase, with the protein MTVAHILESLRGGLVASCQPVRGGPLDQPAHVAALALATLAGGAVALRLEGLPDLKATRPLTSAPIVGLVKRDEPGTNVYITPLLSDVRDLALAGADIIAFDATIRERPVPVERLVAAVHEHGKLVMADCSTFEEGLAAWKAGADFVGSTLSGYTPHSPALDGPDLDLVRALGKAGVRVIAEGRLHTPEDARAALHAGAYAVTVGSALTRLELMTKRFVDVLRDAPVEA; encoded by the coding sequence ATGACTGTTGCACACATCCTCGAGAGCCTTCGAGGGGGACTCGTCGCGTCGTGCCAACCGGTGCGAGGAGGGCCGCTCGATCAACCCGCCCACGTCGCCGCGCTCGCCTTGGCGACCCTCGCCGGAGGCGCCGTCGCCCTGCGTCTCGAAGGCCTTCCCGACTTGAAGGCCACCCGCCCGCTGACGTCCGCGCCCATCGTCGGCCTCGTGAAGCGCGACGAGCCCGGCACGAACGTCTACATCACGCCGCTCTTGTCGGACGTGCGCGACCTCGCGCTCGCGGGCGCCGACATCATCGCCTTCGACGCCACCATCCGCGAGCGGCCCGTACCCGTCGAGCGCCTCGTGGCCGCGGTGCACGAGCACGGCAAGCTCGTCATGGCCGACTGCTCCACCTTCGAAGAAGGACTCGCCGCTTGGAAAGCGGGCGCGGACTTCGTCGGCAGCACCCTCAGCGGGTACACGCCGCACTCTCCCGCCCTCGACGGCCCCGACCTCGACCTCGTGCGCGCGCTCGGCAAGGCGGGCGTGCGCGTCATCGCCGAGGGCCGCCTCCACACGCCCGAGGACGCGCGCGCCGCCCTGCACGCCGGAGCTTACGCCGTCACCGTCGGCAGCGCCCTCACCCGCCTGGAGCTCATGACGAAGCGCTTCGTGGACGTCCTGCGCGACGCGCCCGTGGAGGCTTGA
- a CDS encoding ABC transporter substrate-binding protein, with product MKKSVKKVALVSLALISTGLTSSAFAQQKTQIEFWTWYLSPKFDNFIKGVIADFEKQNPNITVKWLDKQDTIERDFQATIALGQAPDVVNLWNDSTAAAVQNNLLVPITDLTPLSTLNRLYYSNVLNIFKHDSKFYGYPWYGYVDQGVMMYNSELLQKAGVSISRIRTLDDLLNASKTIKDKTGAYGWLPPVSDPNGASFLAYFYLDGLPITNASGQAVFNSPTHAALLQKYVDLMKGDYIPQDLLRKEAFQVTNELYSQGKVAFMVGGPQSLNRVRDSNKDIYSKTKITSAPLGKAKVQTGGAFSLVIPRASKHQKEAALFALFMTNNVNQVKFANVVPIVPTTKAAKNDPSFKTTSQDPIEIATARVAGTGGLINPGFASPKNTDVVYKNFNDNIQAAFLGRKTAQQALNDAVTFWNANAK from the coding sequence ATGAAGAAGAGTGTCAAGAAGGTCGCCCTCGTCAGCCTCGCCCTGATCTCGACCGGCCTCACGTCCAGCGCCTTCGCGCAGCAAAAGACGCAGATCGAGTTCTGGACGTGGTACCTCAGCCCGAAGTTCGACAACTTCATTAAGGGCGTCATCGCCGACTTCGAAAAGCAAAACCCGAACATCACCGTGAAGTGGCTCGACAAGCAAGACACCATCGAGCGTGACTTCCAAGCCACCATCGCCCTCGGGCAAGCGCCCGACGTCGTGAACCTTTGGAACGACTCGACGGCCGCCGCCGTGCAGAACAACCTGCTCGTGCCCATCACGGACCTCACGCCGCTCTCCACCCTCAACCGCCTGTACTACTCCAACGTCTTGAACATCTTCAAGCACGACAGCAAGTTCTACGGCTACCCCTGGTACGGCTACGTCGATCAAGGCGTCATGATGTACAACTCCGAGTTGCTGCAAAAGGCGGGCGTGAGCATCTCGCGCATCCGCACCCTCGACGACTTGCTCAACGCCTCGAAGACCATCAAGGACAAGACGGGCGCGTACGGTTGGCTGCCGCCCGTGTCCGACCCCAACGGCGCGTCCTTCCTCGCGTACTTCTACCTCGACGGCCTGCCCATCACGAACGCGAGCGGCCAAGCGGTCTTCAACTCGCCGACCCACGCCGCGTTGCTGCAAAAGTACGTCGACCTCATGAAAGGCGACTACATTCCGCAAGACCTGCTGCGCAAGGAAGCCTTCCAAGTCACCAACGAGCTGTACAGCCAAGGCAAGGTCGCGTTCATGGTGGGCGGTCCGCAATCGCTCAACCGCGTGCGCGACAGCAACAAGGACATCTACTCCAAGACCAAGATCACGAGCGCTCCGCTCGGCAAGGCGAAGGTGCAGACGGGCGGCGCGTTCAGCCTCGTCATTCCGCGCGCCTCGAAGCACCAGAAGGAAGCCGCGCTGTTCGCGCTGTTCATGACGAACAACGTCAACCAAGTGAAGTTCGCCAACGTCGTGCCGATCGTTCCGACCACGAAGGCCGCCAAGAACGACCCGTCGTTCAAGACGACGTCGCAAGATCCCATCGAAATCGCCACGGCGCGCGTCGCCGGCACGGGCGGCCTCATCAACCCCGGCTTCGCCTCTCCGAAGAACACCGACGTCGTCTACAAGAACTTCAACGACAACATCCAAGCGGCGTTCCTCGGTCGCAAGACCGCTCAGCAAGCCCTCAACGACGCCGTGACCTTCTGGAACGCGAACGCGAAGTAA